The proteins below are encoded in one region of Citrobacter enshiensis:
- the dcp gene encoding peptidyl-dipeptidase Dcp, producing the protein MSLTNPFLSNSVLPYQAPRFDLIEDRHYRPAFDEGMRQKRAEIDAIVQNPEAADFSNTCLALEQSGALLTRVTSVFFAMTAAHTNDELQRLDEAFSGELAALANDIYLNGALFARVDAVWQQRQTLKLDAESLRLVEVIHQRFVLSGAQLSDADKDKLKRLNTESATLTSQFNQRLLAANKSGGLVVDTVHALDGFSPEEIVHAADAAVEKGLSARWLIPLLNTTQQPALATLRDRQTRKNLFKAAWHRAEKNDANDTRAIVLRLVEIRTQQAKLLGFAHYAAWKIADQMAKTPEAALAFMRAIVPAARQRALDEQAEIQKIIDQQQGGFTVQPWDWAFYAEQVRREKFALDETQLKPYFALDTVLNEGVFWAANQLFGIKFIERFDIPVYHPDVRVWEIFESDGVGLALFYGDFFARESKSGGAWMGNFVEQSTLNETRPVIYNVCNYQKPSAGQPALLLWDDVITLFHEFGHTLHGLFATQRYATLSGTNTPRDFVEFPSQINEHWASHPVVFARYARHVETGEKMPDALQEKMRRASLFNKGYDMTELLSAALLDMRWHTLSADSPVADVDSFEPQALAAEEIDLQSVPPRYRSTYFAHIFGGGYAAGYYAYLWTQMLADDGYQWFVEQGGLTRENGQRFREVILSRGNSTDLAQLYRQWCGHDPRIDSMLENRGLNG; encoded by the coding sequence ATGTCGTTAACAAATCCATTCTTAAGTAACAGTGTGTTGCCGTATCAGGCTCCGCGTTTTGATCTGATTGAGGACCGCCATTACCGTCCCGCCTTTGATGAAGGAATGCGGCAAAAACGCGCAGAAATCGATGCGATTGTACAAAACCCCGAGGCAGCGGATTTTTCCAATACCTGTTTAGCGCTGGAGCAAAGCGGTGCGTTGCTGACGCGCGTCACCAGCGTGTTTTTCGCCATGACGGCGGCGCATACCAACGACGAATTGCAACGTCTTGATGAAGCGTTTTCCGGCGAGCTTGCCGCGCTGGCGAATGATATCTATCTAAACGGTGCCCTGTTTGCGCGCGTGGACGCCGTCTGGCAGCAGCGTCAAACGCTGAAACTGGATGCAGAATCCTTACGGCTGGTGGAGGTGATTCATCAGCGCTTCGTCCTGTCCGGGGCGCAACTCAGTGATGCCGATAAGGACAAACTGAAACGGCTGAACACCGAGTCAGCGACGCTGACAAGCCAGTTTAACCAGCGATTGCTGGCGGCGAATAAATCGGGTGGACTGGTGGTGGATACGGTTCACGCGCTTGACGGTTTCAGTCCCGAAGAGATCGTCCATGCGGCCGATGCCGCCGTAGAGAAGGGGCTTTCGGCGCGCTGGCTAATTCCATTGCTCAACACCACGCAGCAACCGGCGCTCGCCACGCTGCGCGACCGACAGACCCGGAAAAATCTCTTCAAGGCCGCATGGCACCGGGCAGAAAAAAATGATGCCAATGACACGCGCGCCATTGTGTTGCGTCTGGTGGAGATTCGCACTCAACAGGCCAAACTACTGGGCTTTGCCCATTATGCCGCGTGGAAAATTGCCGATCAGATGGCGAAAACGCCTGAGGCCGCACTGGCGTTTATGCGGGCTATTGTTCCCGCCGCGCGTCAGCGTGCGCTTGATGAACAGGCAGAGATCCAGAAAATCATTGATCAACAGCAGGGCGGATTCACGGTGCAGCCGTGGGACTGGGCGTTCTATGCCGAGCAGGTACGCCGCGAGAAGTTCGCGTTAGATGAAACGCAGCTCAAGCCGTACTTCGCCTTAGACACCGTCCTGAACGAGGGCGTTTTCTGGGCGGCAAATCAGCTGTTTGGCATCAAGTTTATTGAGCGTTTTGATATCCCGGTTTACCACCCTGATGTCCGCGTCTGGGAAATATTCGAAAGTGACGGCGTCGGGCTGGCGTTGTTTTACGGTGATTTCTTCGCGCGTGAGTCAAAAAGCGGCGGCGCCTGGATGGGCAACTTCGTCGAACAGTCAACGCTCAACGAAACCAGACCGGTCATTTACAACGTCTGCAACTATCAAAAACCGTCTGCAGGACAACCGGCGTTATTACTCTGGGATGATGTGATCACGTTGTTCCATGAGTTCGGACATACGCTGCATGGTTTGTTTGCAACCCAGCGTTACGCGACCCTGTCAGGAACCAATACGCCACGTGACTTTGTTGAGTTCCCGTCGCAGATCAACGAACACTGGGCGAGCCATCCTGTTGTTTTCGCTCGTTATGCCCGGCATGTTGAAACGGGAGAAAAAATGCCTGATGCGCTGCAAGAAAAAATGCGCCGGGCGAGCTTGTTTAATAAAGGCTATGACATGACGGAGTTACTGAGTGCTGCCTTACTGGATATGCGCTGGCATACCCTGTCGGCGGATTCCCCCGTCGCGGACGTGGACAGTTTTGAACCGCAGGCGCTAGCGGCTGAGGAGATCGATCTCCAGTCCGTGCCGCCGCGATACCGTAGTACTTATTTCGCCCATATTTTTGGCGGAGGTTATGCGGCAGGGTATTACGCCTATCTCTGGACGCAGATGCTGGCGGATGATGGCTATCAGTGGTTTGTCGAACAGGGCGGCTTAACACGAGAAAATGGTCAGCGCTTCCGGGAGGTGATTTTGTCTCGGGGCAATAGCACTGATTTAGCTCAACTTTATCGCCAGTGGTGCGGCCACGATCCGCGAATTGATTCGATGCTGGAGAATCGTGGGTTAAACGGATAA
- the ydeE gene encoding efflux MFS transporter YdeE — protein sequence MNTTLRRSTLALLASSLLLTIGRGATLPFMTIYLNRQYALSVDLIGYAMTVALTIGVIFSLGFGILADKFDKKRYMLVAICAFAFGFIAIPLVHSVTLVVLLFALINCAYSVFATVLKAWFADNLSATTKTKIFSLNYTVLNIGWTVGPPLGTLLVMQSINLPFWLAAVCSAFPLVFIQTWVTRSMPPVEGMNTSVWSPSVLLRDKALLWFTLSAFLASFVGGAFSSCISQYVMVVADGDFAEKVVAVVLPVNAAMVVSLQYALGRRLTAANIRPLMAAGTLCFIIGLVGFMFSGNNLILWGVSAAIFTLGEVIYAPGEYMLIDNIAPAGMKASYFSAQSLGWLGAAFNPLASGIILTTLPAWSLFAVLIVAIGLAWVMMLKGMRVKPLQQPVTC from the coding sequence ATGAACACCACTCTGAGACGGTCAACCCTTGCATTACTCGCCTCATCGCTATTGCTGACCATTGGTCGTGGCGCCACGCTGCCGTTCATGACCATTTATCTGAATCGCCAGTATGCGCTGAGTGTCGATCTGATTGGCTACGCCATGACGGTGGCGCTGACCATCGGCGTGATCTTCAGTCTTGGCTTTGGCATTCTGGCGGATAAATTCGATAAAAAACGCTACATGCTGGTGGCGATTTGCGCCTTTGCCTTCGGGTTTATCGCGATCCCGCTGGTGCATAGCGTCACTCTGGTGGTACTGCTGTTTGCGCTTATCAACTGCGCCTATTCCGTTTTTGCAACGGTGCTGAAAGCCTGGTTTGCCGATAACCTCTCAGCCACTACGAAAACGAAAATTTTTTCGCTCAACTATACCGTGCTCAACATTGGCTGGACCGTTGGGCCGCCGCTCGGCACCCTGCTGGTGATGCAAAGCATTAACCTGCCTTTCTGGCTGGCGGCCGTCTGTTCTGCCTTCCCGTTGGTTTTTATTCAGACGTGGGTAACCCGGTCAATGCCCCCTGTCGAAGGCATGAACACCTCAGTGTGGTCGCCGTCCGTCCTGCTGCGCGATAAAGCATTGCTCTGGTTTACCCTCTCCGCGTTTCTCGCCTCGTTCGTGGGCGGCGCGTTTTCATCCTGTATTTCCCAGTATGTGATGGTCGTCGCTGACGGCGATTTTGCCGAGAAAGTGGTCGCGGTGGTGTTACCGGTGAACGCCGCAATGGTGGTCAGTCTGCAATATGCCCTCGGGCGCAGGCTCACTGCTGCGAATATCCGCCCGCTGATGGCAGCAGGCACCCTGTGCTTCATTATTGGCCTGGTGGGTTTTATGTTCTCCGGAAACAACCTGATCCTGTGGGGCGTTTCTGCCGCCATCTTTACCCTCGGTGAAGTGATCTACGCGCCGGGGGAATATATGTTGATCGACAATATTGCCCCTGCGGGCATGAAAGCGAGCTATTTCTCTGCACAGTCGCTGGGCTGGCTGGGCGCGGCCTTTAACCCGTTAGCGAGCGGCATCATTTTAACCACGCTTCCCGCCTGGTCACTGTTTGCGGTACTGATTGTCGCCATTGGTCTGGCATGGGTGATGATGCTCAAAGGCATGCGCGTTAAACCCTTGCAGCAGCCGGTAACCTGTTAA
- a CDS encoding multidrug effflux MFS transporter: protein MNTINRPPLWLLTLLIMFPQLVETIYSPALPNIALTFNVSSERTAQTLSVYFVAFAIGVALWGWLSDRIGRRLAMMFGLTCYGSGAVMAIVATDFNMLLLARMLSALGAAAGSVVVQTMLRDSYESTNLARVFSIMGAALAVSPVFGLVSGGWIVSIYGHIGVFIALSLLAILLLVLTAFMLPETRPLNTITPRLGCLAVRMACDSSLWRNAMLVSLFNAMIFSYYSLAPFLFERLGWGARAFGWTGLLLAIASLSGSLLNRKLLVTGLEPVQLVRYACSLALLSSLVAWILQNSPWILMPVTGVVVAYGIAIPNILSNALRHYREQAGTAGALFGLTYYLLLGVMLGVAGLVQQLGLVLTACALTAWLCKPLRVSELATM, encoded by the coding sequence ATGAATACTATTAACCGGCCACCACTGTGGTTGCTAACTCTGCTGATCATGTTTCCGCAACTCGTGGAAACAATCTACAGCCCGGCGTTACCAAACATTGCTCTTACATTCAATGTGAGCAGTGAACGTACCGCTCAGACACTTTCAGTTTACTTTGTCGCCTTTGCTATTGGCGTAGCACTATGGGGTTGGTTGAGTGATCGCATTGGTAGACGTCTTGCCATGATGTTTGGCCTGACCTGCTATGGGTCAGGAGCCGTGATGGCGATAGTTGCTACAGATTTTAATATGTTGTTATTGGCTCGCATGTTGTCAGCTCTGGGGGCTGCTGCAGGATCTGTCGTGGTGCAGACTATGTTACGGGACAGTTATGAATCCACGAACCTGGCTCGCGTATTTTCTATCATGGGGGCTGCACTGGCAGTCAGTCCGGTGTTTGGTTTGGTGAGCGGGGGCTGGATTGTGAGTATTTACGGTCATATTGGGGTATTTATTGCACTGTCGTTGCTGGCGATATTGCTGCTGGTACTTACTGCCTTTATGCTGCCGGAAACACGGCCGTTAAATACAATCACACCTCGTCTGGGCTGTCTGGCTGTCCGCATGGCGTGTGACAGTTCGCTTTGGCGAAATGCAATGCTGGTTTCACTGTTCAATGCAATGATCTTCAGTTATTACAGCCTGGCACCTTTTCTTTTCGAGCGGTTGGGTTGGGGAGCCAGAGCATTTGGGTGGACGGGATTACTACTGGCGATTGCCTCGCTATCTGGAAGTCTTCTGAACCGGAAGTTACTGGTCACAGGTTTGGAACCTGTGCAATTGGTTCGTTATGCTTGTAGTTTGGCCCTGTTATCCAGTCTTGTCGCATGGATCTTACAGAATTCGCCGTGGATTTTAATGCCTGTTACCGGAGTGGTCGTCGCCTATGGGATTGCGATACCTAATATACTGAGCAATGCTCTACGTCACTATCGGGAGCAAGCGGGAACTGCCGGAGCATTATTCGGATTGACCTACTATTTACTGCTAGGTGTGATGCTGGGAGTCGCTGGTCTGGTACAACAGTTGGGGCTTGTTCTCACAGCCTGCGCGCTGACAGCCTGGTTATGTAAACCCCTTCGCGTATCAGAATTAGCCACTATGTGA
- a CDS encoding GntR family transcriptional regulator — MTVETQLNPTQPVNQQIYRILRRDIVHCLIAPGTPLSEKEVSVRFNVSRQPVREAFIKLAENGLIQIRPQRGSYVNKISLSQVQNGCFVRQAIECAVARRAASMMTDSQCYQLEQNLHQQRIAIDRKQLNDFFQLDDEFHQKLATIADCQLAWDTIENIKATIDRVRYMSLDHVSPPEMLLRQHHDIFAALEKHDADAVERAMTVHLQEIGGSVQLIRQENSDWFSEE; from the coding sequence ATGACCGTCGAAACGCAACTCAACCCTACACAGCCGGTAAATCAGCAAATATACCGCATTCTTCGTCGTGACATCGTGCATTGCCTGATTGCACCTGGCACACCGCTTTCTGAAAAAGAAGTTTCTGTACGCTTTAATGTTTCACGCCAGCCCGTGCGGGAAGCGTTTATCAAGCTGGCGGAAAATGGACTGATCCAGATCCGTCCGCAGCGCGGTAGCTATGTGAACAAAATTTCGTTGTCGCAGGTGCAGAATGGGTGTTTTGTCCGTCAGGCGATAGAGTGCGCGGTTGCCCGTCGCGCTGCGTCAATGATGACTGACAGCCAGTGCTATCAGCTGGAACAGAACCTGCATCAGCAGCGTATTGCGATTGATCGTAAACAGCTTAATGATTTCTTCCAGCTTGATGATGAGTTTCACCAGAAACTGGCGACCATTGCTGATTGCCAACTGGCCTGGGACACCATTGAGAATATTAAGGCGACAATTGACCGTGTGCGCTATATGAGCCTCGATCACGTGTCACCGCCTGAGATGCTGCTCAGACAGCATCATGATATTTTTGCCGCGCTCGAAAAGCATGACGCTGACGCCGTTGAACGTGCGATGACTGTCCACCTGCAGGAAATCGGTGGATCCGTACAGCTTATTCGCCAGGAAAACAGCGACTGGTTTAGCGAAGAATAA
- the ydfZ gene encoding putative selenium delivery protein YdfZ translates to MMTYDRNRNAITTGSRVMISGTGHTGKITSIDTDGLDAAQIRRGKTVEVEGCEGKFAPIELIRLGMN, encoded by the coding sequence ATGATGACATACGATCGTAACCGTAACGCAATCACCACTGGCAGCCGGGTCATGATTAGCGGCACAGGACATACGGGGAAAATTACTTCAATTGATACCGATGGCCTTGATGCAGCACAGATCCGTCGCGGGAAAACCGTGGAAGTTGAAGGTTGTGAGGGTAAGTTTGCGCCCATCGAACTGATTCGTCTCGGCATGAACTAA
- a CDS encoding diguanylate cyclase, translated as MIRKTAEIDIILLSLNQSIDAHYKWLVKMFRCVVSADITQPEISNADSHCLCEFGKWLNNHPARDGDETGYLYQINAAHAKMHASGRVLLLAIVEKRWLPEHFEHFQNALLAFTAAVTDYKIYLLNIRSNMDILTGLPGRRVLDESFDRQLIDASPFNLYLFLLDIDRFKSVNDTYGHLVGDVVLRTLAANLAAWARHDETAYRYGGEEFIIIIRAQTDDMACQAGMRICHLIAENSIQYPGGEINITVTGGVTRAQPGEPLDVVLGRSDQAMYEGKQTGRNRCMFMDEQHKITRITRREPVHQTFTKQVVG; from the coding sequence ATGATTAGAAAAACCGCTGAAATAGATATAATTTTACTGAGTCTGAATCAATCTATTGATGCTCATTATAAATGGCTGGTCAAAATGTTTCGCTGCGTGGTTTCTGCTGATATAACTCAGCCAGAGATTTCAAATGCCGATTCACATTGTTTGTGTGAATTTGGTAAATGGTTAAATAATCATCCGGCACGTGACGGTGATGAGACAGGATATCTCTATCAGATAAATGCAGCACATGCCAAAATGCATGCCAGTGGCCGTGTTTTGCTATTGGCGATTGTCGAAAAAAGATGGCTACCAGAACATTTTGAGCATTTTCAGAATGCATTATTAGCGTTTACTGCCGCAGTGACGGACTACAAAATATACCTGCTTAATATCCGGAGTAATATGGATATATTGACGGGGTTACCGGGGCGACGTGTCCTGGATGAGTCTTTTGACCGCCAGCTTATTGATGCCAGCCCATTTAATTTATATCTGTTTTTATTGGATATCGATCGCTTCAAGTCCGTTAATGACACTTATGGTCATCTGGTTGGCGATGTTGTGTTACGGACTCTGGCGGCGAATCTCGCGGCGTGGGCCAGGCATGACGAAACGGCGTACCGCTACGGCGGTGAAGAATTTATCATCATCATCAGGGCACAGACAGACGACATGGCGTGTCAGGCCGGAATGCGTATCTGCCACTTAATCGCCGAGAACAGCATTCAATACCCCGGCGGCGAGATTAACATCACTGTGACCGGGGGCGTGACCCGCGCGCAGCCTGGAGAACCTCTGGATGTGGTGTTGGGCCGCTCAGACCAGGCCATGTATGAGGGTAAGCAAACGGGCAGAAATCGCTGTATGTTCATGGATGAGCAGCACAAAATCACCCGGATTACACGTCGTGAACCCGTTCACCAGACCTTTACAAAACAGGTTGTTGGCTGA
- a CDS encoding mannitol dehydrogenase family protein, translating into MQNKLLTAKAALPDYDRTKLVPRIVHLGFGAFHRAHQGVYTDILAAEHNSDWGYCEVNLIGGEQQIADLKQQDNLYTVAEMSADAWTARVVGVVKNALHAQVDGLEAVLGAMCEAQVAIVSLTITEKGYCHSPATGQLMLDHPMIAGDLQNPQQPKSAVGVIVEALARRKAAGLPAFTVMSCDNMPENGHVMRNVVMAYARAVNAELAQWIEQNVTFPSTMVDRIVPAVTPDTLDKIEQLTGVRDPAGVACEPFRQWVIEDNFAAGRPEWEKAGAELVADVIPFEEMKLRMLNGSHSFLAYLGYLAGYQHINDCMGDENYRLAARALMLQEQAPTLKVTGVDLKRYADLLIERYSNPALRHRTWQIAMDGSQKLPQRMLDSVRWHLAHNSSFDLLALGVAGWMRYVGGVDEQGNAIEVNDPLLPVIQKAVQESQEGESRVQALLGIDAIFGNELPHEGLFTRKVTDAYLSLLADGAKATVATYAAKQK; encoded by the coding sequence ATGCAAAACAAGCTCTTAACGGCAAAGGCTGCGCTTCCGGACTACGATCGCACCAAACTGGTGCCGCGTATTGTTCATCTGGGGTTTGGTGCGTTTCACCGTGCGCATCAGGGAGTCTACACCGATATTCTGGCAGCAGAGCACAACAGTGACTGGGGGTATTGTGAAGTCAACCTGATCGGCGGCGAGCAGCAGATTGCCGACCTGAAACAGCAAGATAACCTGTACACCGTGGCAGAAATGTCGGCAGATGCCTGGACGGCAAGAGTTGTCGGCGTGGTGAAAAATGCCCTGCATGCCCAGGTCGATGGTCTTGAAGCTGTGCTGGGTGCGATGTGCGAGGCGCAGGTTGCGATTGTGTCCCTGACGATTACTGAGAAAGGATATTGTCATTCTCCGGCGACAGGGCAACTGATGCTGGATCACCCGATGATCGCAGGCGATCTGCAAAACCCGCAGCAGCCTAAGTCCGCGGTGGGGGTTATTGTTGAAGCGCTGGCGCGCCGTAAAGCGGCAGGTTTGCCTGCATTTACCGTGATGTCCTGCGATAACATGCCTGAGAACGGTCATGTGATGCGTAATGTGGTGATGGCTTATGCGCGTGCCGTTAATGCTGAACTGGCGCAGTGGATCGAACAAAACGTCACGTTCCCTTCCACGATGGTTGACCGTATCGTTCCTGCCGTCACCCCTGATACGCTGGACAAAATTGAACAGTTAACTGGTGTGCGCGACCCTGCGGGTGTGGCGTGCGAGCCGTTCCGCCAGTGGGTGATTGAGGACAATTTTGCAGCAGGGCGTCCGGAATGGGAAAAAGCCGGTGCCGAACTGGTTGCCGATGTCATCCCGTTTGAAGAGATGAAGCTGCGCATGCTGAACGGTAGCCACTCTTTCCTGGCATACCTTGGCTATCTGGCGGGTTATCAGCATATCAATGATTGTATGGGAGACGAAAATTACCGTCTCGCAGCGCGTGCGTTGATGCTGCAGGAACAGGCACCAACCCTGAAAGTGACAGGCGTCGATCTGAAGCGTTACGCCGACTTACTGATTGAACGCTATAGCAACCCGGCGTTGCGCCACCGTACCTGGCAGATTGCGATGGACGGTAGCCAGAAGCTGCCTCAGCGTATGCTGGACTCTGTTCGCTGGCATCTGGCGCATAACAGCAGTTTTGATTTGCTGGCGCTGGGCGTTGCAGGTTGGATGCGCTACGTCGGTGGTGTGGACGAGCAGGGCAATGCGATTGAGGTAAACGATCCGCTGCTCCCTGTTATTCAGAAAGCGGTTCAGGAAAGCCAGGAAGGTGAAAGCCGCGTTCAGGCGTTGCTGGGCATTGACGCGATCTTCGGTAATGAGCTGCCACATGAAGGTCTGTTTACCCGCAAAGTGACTGACGCGTATCTGTCTTTGTTGGCAGACGGTGCGAAAGCGACCGTTGCAACGTACGCAGCGAAACAGAAATAA
- the mgtS gene encoding protein MgtS: MLGNMNVFMAVLGIILFSGFLAAYFSHKWDD; this comes from the coding sequence ATGCTGGGTAATATGAACGTATTTATGGCGGTACTGGGAATTATTTTATTTTCTGGTTTTCTGGCCGCGTACTTTAGCCACAAATGGGATGACTAA
- the ydfG gene encoding bifunctional NADP-dependent 3-hydroxy acid dehydrogenase/3-hydroxypropionate dehydrogenase YdfG, which produces MIVLVTGATAGFGECITRRFIENGHKVIATGRRQERLQELKDELGENLLTAQLDVRNRAAIEQMLASLPANWRNIDILVNNAGLALGLEPAHKANVDDWETMIDTNNKGLIYMTRAVLPGMVERNRGHIINIGSTAGSWPYAGGNVYGATKAFVRQFSLNLRTDLHGTAVRVTDVEPGLVGGTEFSNVRFKGDDAKAGKAYENTTALTPEDVTEAVWWVATLPAHVNINTLEMMPVTQSFAGLSVHRN; this is translated from the coding sequence ATGATCGTTTTAGTTACCGGTGCAACGGCAGGCTTTGGTGAGTGCATTACACGTCGTTTTATTGAGAATGGCCATAAAGTGATTGCCACGGGCCGCCGCCAGGAACGCCTTCAGGAGTTAAAAGATGAGCTGGGAGAGAACCTGCTAACGGCACAACTGGATGTGCGTAATCGCGCAGCCATTGAACAAATGCTGGCATCGCTCCCCGCCAACTGGCGCAACATCGATATTCTGGTCAACAACGCTGGGCTGGCTCTCGGGCTTGAACCCGCACACAAAGCCAACGTTGACGACTGGGAAACCATGATCGATACCAACAATAAAGGCTTGATTTATATGACTCGCGCCGTGCTGCCGGGCATGGTTGAGCGTAATCGTGGTCATATCATCAACATTGGCTCTACGGCAGGCAGTTGGCCGTACGCCGGTGGCAACGTCTATGGTGCAACCAAGGCGTTTGTTCGCCAGTTCAGCCTTAACCTGCGCACCGATTTACACGGTACCGCGGTTCGCGTCACGGACGTTGAGCCGGGACTGGTAGGCGGAACCGAGTTCTCAAACGTTCGCTTCAAAGGTGACGATGCGAAAGCGGGCAAAGCCTATGAAAACACAACGGCATTAACCCCCGAAGATGTGACTGAAGCGGTATGGTGGGTGGCCACATTACCCGCTCACGTGAATATCAATACCCTGGAAATGATGCCCGTAACACAATCCTTTGCCGGACTGAGCGTTCATCGAAACTAA
- a CDS encoding AraC family transcriptional regulator, whose protein sequence is MAKINPDQFFDADSFDTPVIGIAADLGLHDSGRHNHRRHQLLFSAAGCITIELEKTLCLLPPRRAAWIPAGTVHRAMMRGVMAYRSLYFSTTLPFPDMPLQVVAVNPLFYEVIERMAFWSWDMPASQQASLITVFSEELHTARSENWRLQFPSDPRLCSWLDSVRRGELPPRLSQLAHRVGACERTISRIFIRDTGMNYQSWRQQWRLLKAMELVADGANINQIAQQLEFVSDSAFIAFFRQHTGITPKHYSNKARAGGE, encoded by the coding sequence ATGGCTAAAATTAATCCGGATCAATTTTTTGACGCAGATAGCTTCGATACCCCAGTAATAGGTATTGCAGCCGATCTGGGGCTGCATGATTCTGGTCGACACAACCACCGTCGCCATCAATTGCTATTTTCTGCTGCGGGTTGTATCACTATTGAGCTGGAAAAAACCTTATGCTTACTTCCACCGCGTCGTGCTGCCTGGATCCCCGCAGGCACTGTTCATCGTGCCATGATGCGTGGCGTTATGGCTTACCGCTCGCTGTATTTTTCAACTACGTTGCCATTTCCTGATATGCCATTACAGGTTGTAGCGGTAAATCCTCTCTTTTACGAAGTCATTGAACGGATGGCATTTTGGTCATGGGACATGCCTGCGAGTCAACAGGCCAGCCTGATCACCGTATTTAGTGAAGAGCTACACACAGCGCGTAGTGAGAACTGGAGATTACAGTTTCCCTCAGATCCGCGTCTGTGCTCATGGCTGGACAGCGTGCGCAGGGGCGAATTACCTCCACGACTGAGCCAACTGGCGCATCGAGTTGGTGCATGTGAGCGCACGATTAGTCGAATTTTTATCAGAGATACGGGGATGAATTATCAGAGCTGGAGACAACAATGGCGATTGCTGAAGGCAATGGAATTGGTTGCTGATGGAGCTAATATAAATCAAATTGCGCAGCAACTGGAATTTGTCAGCGACAGTGCATTTATCGCATTTTTCCGTCAGCATACAGGTATAACACCAAAACATTATTCAAATAAGGCGCGAGCCGGAGGTGAGTAG